One region of Gorilla gorilla gorilla isolate KB3781 chromosome 15, NHGRI_mGorGor1-v2.1_pri, whole genome shotgun sequence genomic DNA includes:
- the GPR68 gene encoding ovarian cancer G-protein coupled receptor 1, with product MRSVAPSGPKMGNITADNSSMSCTIDHTIHQTLAPVVYVTVLVVGFPANCLSLYFGYLQIKARNELGVYLCNLTVADLFYICSLPFWLQYVLQHDNWSHGDLSCQVCGILLYENIYISVGFLCCISVDRYLAVAHPFRFHQFRTLKAAVGVSVVIWAKELLTSIYFLMHEEVIEDENQHRVCFEHYPIQAWQRAINYYRFLVGFLFPICLLLASYQGILRAVRRSHGTQKSRKDQIQRLVLSTVVIFLACFLPYHVLLLVRSVWEASCDFAKGVFNAYHFSLLLTSFNCVADPVLYCFVSETTHRDLARLRGACLAFLTCSRTGRAREAYPLGAPEASGKSGAQGEEPELLTKLHPAFQTPNSPGSGGSPTGRLA from the coding sequence ATGAGGAGTGTGGCCCCTTCAGGCCCAAAGATGGGGAACATCACTGCAGACAACTCCTCGATGAGCTGTACCATCGACCATACCATCCACCAGACGCTGGCCCCGGTGGTCTATGTTACCGTGCTGGTGGTGGGCTTCCCGGCCAACTGCCTGTCCCTCTACTTCGGCTACCTGCAGATCAAGGCCCGGAACGAGCTGGGCGTGTACCTGTGCAACCTGACGGTGGCCGACCTCTTCTACATCTGCTCGCTGCCCTTCTGGCTGCAGTACGTGCTGCAGCACGACAACTGGTCTCACGGCGACCTGTCCTGCCAGGTGTGCGGCATCCTCCTGTACGAGAACATCTACATCAGCGTGGGCTTCCTCTGCTGCATCTCCGTGGACCGCTACCTGGCTGTGGCCCATCCCTTCCGCTTCCACCAGTTCCGGACCCTGAAGGCGGCCGTCGGCGTCAGCGTGGTCATCTGGGCCAAGGAGCTGCTGACCAGCATCTACTTCCTGATGCACGAGGAGGTCATCGAGGACGAGAACCAGCACCGCGTGTGCTTTGAGCACTACCCCATCCAGGCATGGCAGCGCGCCATCAACTACTACCGCTTCCTGGTGGGCTTCCTCTTCCCCATCTGCCTGCTGCTGGCGTCCTACCAGGGCATCCTGCGCGCCGTGCGCCGGAGCCACGGCACCCAGAAGAGCCGCAAGGACCAGATCCAGCGGCTGGTGCTCAGCACCGTGGTCATCTTCCTGGCCTGCTTCCTGCCTTACCACGTGTTGCTGCTGGTGCGCAGCGTCTGGGAGGCCAGCTGCGACTTCGCCAAGGGCGTTTTCAACGCCTACCACTTCTCCCTCCTGCTCACCAGCTTCAACTGCGTCGCCGACCCCGTGCTCTACTGCTTCGTCAGCGAGACCACCCACCGGGACCTGGCCCGCCTCCGCGGGGCCTGCCTGGCCTTCCTCACCTGCTCCAGGACCGGCCGGGCCAGGGAGGCCTACCCGCTGGGTGCCCCCGAGGCCTCCGGGAAAAGCGGGGCCCAGGGTGAGGAGCCCGAGCTGTTGACCAAGCTCCACCCGGCCTTCCAGACCCCTAACTCGCCAGGGTCGGGCGGGTCCCCCACGGGCAGGTTGGCCTAG